The following proteins are encoded in a genomic region of Magallana gigas chromosome 1, xbMagGiga1.1, whole genome shotgun sequence:
- the LOC136270134 gene encoding multiple epidermal growth factor-like domains protein 6 yields the protein MLSMFLLIVVFWISRAYVNVALNKPAYQQYPLIPGDDTYDASNAVDGRKSNLHLLGGQCAVSGIGRTTATWWVNLTSIHSIHRITIYFRTDKFDSFFRTILAGELLGFSVYVSNTTDRSQGTLCFTDDNFTINTIPPVFTTNCFVHGQYVIYYNERLPGVVYPDGYARLVSNYLCEVEVYGCPVTGFYGSNCSIPCPDVNCQYCHIETSTCQGCKPGYQGHHCELECDRGSYGIGCNETCGHCRDISQCSHINGTCLTGCEAGFKGDVCKSDCDSGSYGVDCNEICGNCLNESQCSHINGTCFTGCNAGYEGDLCKTQCNRGSYGYECNETCGHCRNKSYCFPINGTCLTGCDVGYEGDLCKTRE from the exons TTAACGTTGCCCTCAATAAGCCAGCATACCAGCAGTATCCATTGATACCAGGTGACGACACGTATGACGCCAGTAACGCTGTGGACGGACGTAAATCTAACCTGCACTTGCTCGGTGGTCAATGTGCTGTATCAGGGATCGGTAGAACAACCGCCACCTGGTGGGTGAACTTGACCAGCATCCACAGTATCCATCGCATCACTATATATTTCAGGACGGACAAGTTTG ATTCCTTCTTTCGGACGATCCTAGCAGGCGAGTTACTTGGATTCTCCGTGTATGTCTCCAATACCACGGATAGATCACAGGGAACGTTGTGTTTCACGGACGACAACTTCACAATAAACACAATACCCCCTGTCTTCACAACAAATTGTTTTGTTCATGGACAATATGTCATCTACTACAACGAGAGACTACCAGGAGTCGTCTATCCTGACGGTTATGCTAGGCTTGTATCGAATTACCTTTGTGAAGTAGAGGTGTATG GATGTCCAGTAACAGGGTTTTACGGATCTAACTGCTCCATTCCCTGTCCAGATGTCAACTGTCAGTACTGTCACATAGAGACGAGCACTTGCCAGGGATGTAAACCTGGTTACCAAGGTCATCACTGTGAATTAG aatGTGACAGAGGGTCGTATGGTATTGGATGTAATGAAACATGTGGACACTGTCGTGATATAAGCCAATGTTCCCATATCAATGGGACATGTTTAACTGGATGTGAAGCTGGATTTAAAGGGGACGTATGTAAATCAG attGTGACAGTGGTTCATACGGCGTTGACTGCAACGAAATTTGTGGAAACTGTCTCAATGAAAGTCAATGTTCTCATATCAATGGAACATGTTTCACTGGATGCAATGCTGGCTACGAGGGGGACTTGTGTAAAACAC AATGCAATAGAGGATCTTATGGATATGAATGCAATGAAACATGCGGGCACTGTAGAAACAAAAGCTATTGCTTTCCTATTAATGGTACTTGCTTAACTGGATGTGATGTTGGCTATGAAGGAGACTTATGTAAAACACGTGAGTAG